Below is a genomic region from Salinicoccus roseus.
GGCAATCCACTTGCACTGCTCCCCCTGCTCGTTTTTGTTGCGCTGTTCATCGGTACCGGCATCATCGCCCGGGACTTCCAGGCGATGCCGATCACCGTAGCAGTCATCATCGCCATCGTTGCAGCGATGTTCATAAAACCGAAAGACCGGCTGAATGAAAAGATCGGCATCCTGACCCGGGGTGCCGGCCGGGAGAACATCATGCTGATGGTGCTCATCTTCCTGCTCGCCGGTGCATTTTCACAAGTTGCCGAGAACATGGGTGCTGTAGAATCCACAGTCAACCTTGGCCTGTCACTCCTGCCGAGCAGCCTCCTGCTGATCGGGCTGTTCATCACCTGCTGCTTCATCTCCATTTCAATGGGGACATCAACAGGCACGGTTGTGGCACTCGCCCCCATTGCGATCGGCATAGCCGGACAGACAGACCTTTCATTGGCGCTGGCACTTGCCACGGTCATCGGTGGTGCCATGTTCGGGGACAACCTGTCGGTCATCTCCGATACGACGATCGTTTCCACCCAGTCGCAGGAAGTCAAGATGTCCGATAAGTTCAAGACGAACTTCTTCATTGTACTGCCGGGCGCAATTGCGACGGTCATCATACTCTGGTTCATTTCATCCGGACAGTCGACGACCCCTGCGACGGACCTTGACTACAACCTGTTTAAAGTACTGCCCTATCTCGCCGTTCTGGTGATTGCCCTGCTCGGGGTCAATGTGTTGATCGTACTTTCCGGAGGCATTGTCTTTGCCGGGCTGGTCGGTGTGCTTGATGGTTCCTATACATTCACATCATTCGTCGCCGCTGCCGGTGAAGGCATCAGCAATATGCAGAACATCGCCATCATCGCCATTCTGATCGGTGGACTCATTGCGCTGATCCAGCATTATGGCGGCATCGACTACCTGCTCCATTTTATCACAAGCAGGATCCGTTCCCGGAAGGGTGCGGAATTCGGCATCGCCGCACTCGTCAGTGCCACAGACCTCAGCACCGCCAACAATACTATTTCCATCATCATCACCGGGCCACTGGCCAGGAACATTGCCGACGAATATGGTGTGGACAGAAGGAAATCGGCGAGTGTGCTCGACATCTTCGCCGCCGCCTTCCAGGGGCTCATCCCCTACGGGGGACAGATGCTCGCTGCTGCAGGCCTCGCCGCCATTTCACCCGTCGCCATGATTCCATATTCCATCTATCCCGCAATGCTCCTGATCTGCGGCATCATCGCGATACTCATCGGTTTCCCGAGGAGACTGAATGCGTAACGGAGGTCGCCTATTCACCATCGCAACCGAAACGATGGCAAGTTAACCTGCCAATTCACCATCGCAGCCGAAACGATGGCAAGTTAAACCGCTAATTCACCATCGCAGCCGAAACGACGGCAAGTTAAACCGCTAATTCACCATCGCAGCCGAAACGATGGCAAGCTGGACGAAAAACACTCCTCCATCAGAAATGACCTGGTCCTCTTAGGACCAGGTCATTTCTCTTTTGGTTCAAAACTATTCAGGCTGTGTCATCTCAAATGCTGTCAGGACCATCATCTTCACGCCGTCGATGAAGCTGTCTTCATCGATGCCGAACTTCGGATGGTGGTGCGGATATTCCATATCCTTCTCCTTGTTGCCTGCACCGATCCAGGCGTAGGTCGCCGGTATGATGCGGGAGAAGGCGGCGAAGTCTTCCCCGCCCATTGCGAGCGGATACTCAAATACCTTGTCCCCAAATTCCTCTGTCGCCATCTTTCTGACCCTGTCCGTCACAGCATCTTCATTCACTACAGCGGAATAGCCGTAGTTGAATGAAAAGTCATAAGTTGCCCCATACATGTCGCAGATGCCTTTGACCGCCTTTTCCATACGCTCTCTGACCATCTCCCGTGTCTCATCATTGATGGTGCGTACGCTGCCTTCCAGCATCGCGCTGTCCGGGATGATGTTCTTCGCACTGCCGGCATGGAATTTCGTCGTCGAGATAACGGCGGAATCGAGCGGTGATGCAATTCGTGAAATGATTGTCTGGAACTGGTTCAGGACCTGGCCGCCGATGACGATTGGGTCGATCGAGTTCTCGGGTTGGGAAGCATGACCGCCCCGCCCCTGGATTTTCAGGTCGAATGTGTCGGAATTCGATGTGATCGGTCCATTCGTAATGCCGATTTTGCCCGTCGGTATCGGCGTGAACAGATGCTGACCATAGATGAAGTCGAGATCATCAAAAAGTCCGGTCGCCACCATTTCCTGCGCCCCGCCCGGCGGTTCCTCCTCAGCATGCTGGAAAATCAGGTAGACTTCGCCATGAAGGTCATCGATATTCTGCACGAGCACTTTAGCAGCCCCGAGCAGGATGTCGGCATGTCCATCATGTCCGCACGCGTGCATCGCGCCGTCATTTTTAGAGACGAAATCGATGTCTGTACGCTCTTCCTGAACCGGGAGTGCATCGATGTCTGCCCGAAGACCGATTTTCCGCCCTGGCTTCGCTCCTTTGATGATGCCGAGGATGCTCGTTTCCGTCGGCTGGGAGATTTCAATATCCCCCATTTTCTCAAGCTCCGACTTTATATAGCCGCTTGTCCAGTGCTCCTGGAATGACAGTTCAGGATGCTTATGCATCGTACGGCGCCATGTGACGACTTCTTCTATTACATTCTCAATCTGTTGTTGCATGTTCATTTTCCATTCTCCTCAATTATCAAGATTCAGGCAGGTAGATCGGGCCATCGATACCGAGAGGTATGCCGATCAGGTACCATACGATGAGCAGTATCGTCCATGCGAAGAACAGGACGATCGAATACGGCAGCAGGGCCGACAGCAGTGTGCCGAGTCCCGCATTCTTATCGTAGCGCTGTGCAAATGCAAGCAGCAGAGGCAGATACGGCAGCATCGGTGTGATCGGGTTCGTGAATGAATCCCCGATGCGGTAGAGCATCTGCGTGAATGCCGGGTCATAGCCGAGCAGCATGAACATCGGCACGAATACGGGTGCCAGGATGGCCCATTTTGCCGAGGCACTGCCGATCAGCAGGTTGATGAGGCCGGCCAGCAGGATGAAGCCGATGATGAGCGGAATGCCGGAGGCGTTCACCGCCTCAAGCGCATTCGCCCCCTTGATGGCGATGATCGGCCCGAGGTTGCTCCAGCTGAAGTAGGCGAGCATCTGGGCAGCGAAGAATACGAGGACGACATAGCTTCCCATCGTACCCATCGCATCCCCGAGCATGCTGCCGAAGTCTTTCGTCGAACGGATCGTGCCCGCCTTGAGGCCATAGACGAGACCCGGAACGAAGAAGAAGATCGTCAATATGAATATGATTGAATTCATGAACGGGGAATCCTGGATGATGGAGCCCGTTTCGGCATTACGGAATATCGCATTCTCGGGCAGAAGCAGCACCATGAAGACGATGAATGTCAGGAGTGCGGAGATGTTCGCCCACCTGAGCGCCGTGACCTCTTTTTTCTCCAATGGTTCATGATCCGCCGTCTCCAGACCTTCATATGTACCAAGTCGCGGCACTGTAATCTTCATCGTCACGAAATAGACGATGATGAGCAGGAATACAGTCGCCACTGCCGTAAAGTAGTAGTTCATGAGCAGGCTGCCCGTATAGTCCGGGTCGATCAGCTGGGCAGCAGGTTCCGTGAACGCAAGTGCCAGCGCTTCAGTCATCCCCGGGATGACGTTGGCTGCGAATGCGCCAAGTGAAGCAGCATACGCCATGACCAGTCCGACGAACGGATGGTAGCCGAGCTTCATGACGACCATCGCCGCAATCGGCGGCAGGATGATCGGCGCTGCGTCACCGGCAACGTTGCCGACGATGCCGACCAGGATGATGGCAGGCAGGATGAGTTTCTGTGGAGATACTTCGATGGCCCGCTTCATGGCCGTCTCGAAGTACCCTGATTT
It encodes:
- a CDS encoding Na+/H+ antiporter NhaC family protein; the protein is MKDNTRGNPLALLPLLVFVALFIGTGIIARDFQAMPITVAVIIAIVAAMFIKPKDRLNEKIGILTRGAGRENIMLMVLIFLLAGAFSQVAENMGAVESTVNLGLSLLPSSLLLIGLFITCCFISISMGTSTGTVVALAPIAIGIAGQTDLSLALALATVIGGAMFGDNLSVISDTTIVSTQSQEVKMSDKFKTNFFIVLPGAIATVIILWFISSGQSTTPATDLDYNLFKVLPYLAVLVIALLGVNVLIVLSGGIVFAGLVGVLDGSYTFTSFVAAAGEGISNMQNIAIIAILIGGLIALIQHYGGIDYLLHFITSRIRSRKGAEFGIAALVSATDLSTANNTISIIITGPLARNIADEYGVDRRKSASVLDIFAAAFQGLIPYGGQMLAAAGLAAISPVAMIPYSIYPAMLLICGIIAILIGFPRRLNA
- a CDS encoding amidohydrolase, encoding MNMQQQIENVIEEVVTWRRTMHKHPELSFQEHWTSGYIKSELEKMGDIEISQPTETSILGIIKGAKPGRKIGLRADIDALPVQEERTDIDFVSKNDGAMHACGHDGHADILLGAAKVLVQNIDDLHGEVYLIFQHAEEEPPGGAQEMVATGLFDDLDFIYGQHLFTPIPTGKIGITNGPITSNSDTFDLKIQGRGGHASQPENSIDPIVIGGQVLNQFQTIISRIASPLDSAVISTTKFHAGSAKNIIPDSAMLEGSVRTINDETREMVRERMEKAVKGICDMYGATYDFSFNYGYSAVVNEDAVTDRVRKMATEEFGDKVFEYPLAMGGEDFAAFSRIIPATYAWIGAGNKEKDMEYPHHHPKFGIDEDSFIDGVKMMVLTAFEMTQPE
- a CDS encoding AbgT family transporter; this encodes MENNQKRGIFNRFLDVVERVGNKLPDPIVLFIILMFTILGASFIGGMLKWEAVNPADGETIQAVNLLNGEGIIRIFTEAITNFSEFPPLGMVLVVMIGIGMAEKSGYFETAMKRAIEVSPQKLILPAIILVGIVGNVAGDAAPIILPPIAAMVVMKLGYHPFVGLVMAYAASLGAFAANVIPGMTEALALAFTEPAAQLIDPDYTGSLLMNYYFTAVATVFLLIIVYFVTMKITVPRLGTYEGLETADHEPLEKKEVTALRWANISALLTFIVFMVLLLPENAIFRNAETGSIIQDSPFMNSIIFILTIFFFVPGLVYGLKAGTIRSTKDFGSMLGDAMGTMGSYVVLVFFAAQMLAYFSWSNLGPIIAIKGANALEAVNASGIPLIIGFILLAGLINLLIGSASAKWAILAPVFVPMFMLLGYDPAFTQMLYRIGDSFTNPITPMLPYLPLLLAFAQRYDKNAGLGTLLSALLPYSIVLFFAWTILLIVWYLIGIPLGIDGPIYLPES